The Triticum urartu cultivar G1812 unplaced genomic scaffold, Tu2.1 TuUngrouped_contig_4733, whole genome shotgun sequence genome window below encodes:
- the LOC125528238 gene encoding F-box protein At5g07610-like yields MSVPAEGRASSRLRSSPSPHSDGRTAVERLTDDLLVEILSRVPAKSLCRFKCVSNHWLTLIDHPEHRKKLPQTPAGFFYGSAITGDWLLKSPVHFTDFPGRRSPPFDTSCTFMPNHRRVDILDCCSGLLLCRGYDVSAQGDGFRYIVCNPATEKWVVLPNSGKAASEVATTRLGYDPAVSSHFYVFELVNEQEFYWDPDIVGVAVYSSETGGWVYKEKKWNAQIRLIDHRFASVFLNGYLHFEADCRGSSPCLAVVDTEGETWMNFGVPDGLFDGFIQWSQGRLHYANFQRDEDGFTIVVVYVLENYQSREWVLKHSVKTSYIIEAPLLEWVDFHLDRDFDWIAIHPECNMIFFTTSWDATFTCYNMDSRQVKLISGLEVHEPPYMPYVPLYAELQSLHI; encoded by the exons atgtccgTCCCCGCGGAAGGCCGAGCTTCATCTCGTCTCCG GTCTTCCCCTTCTCCCCACAGCGACGGCAGGACGGCGGTCGAGAGACTCACCGACGACCTCCTCGTCGAGATCCTCTCGCGCGTCCCGGCCAAGTCGCTCTGCCGCTTCAAGTGCGTCTCCAACCACTGGCTGACCCTCATCGACCACCCCGAACACCGCAAGAAGCTCCCCCAGACACCGGCCGGCTTCTTCTACGGCAGCGCCATCACCGGCGACTGGCTTCTGAAATCCCCTGTCCATTTCACCGATTTCCCGGGGAGACGCTCCCCTCCGTTCGACACCTCTTGCACCTTCATGCCCAACCATCGGCGCGTCGATATATTGGACTGCTGCAGCGGCCTCCTACTCTGCCGCGGGTACGATGTCTCCGCCCAGGGTGATGGGTTCCGCTATATCGTGTGTAATCCTGCCACGGAGAAGTGGGTCGTGTTGCCGAACTCCGGCAAGGCCGCCAGCGAGGTGGCCACCACACGCTTGGGCTACGATCCTGCGGTGTCTTCGCATTTCTATGTGTTTGAGTTGGTAAATGAGCAGGAGTTTTATTGGGATCCTGACATTGTCGGAGTGGCAGTATATTCGTCTGAAACCGGAGGATGGGTTTATAAGGAAAAGAAATGGAACGCACAAATCAGGCTCATTGACCATCGGTTTGCATCTGTCTTCCTTAACGGCTATCTACATTTTGAAGCCGATTGTCGCGGGTCGTCCCCTTGTCTAGCTGTGGTGGACACGGAGGGGGAAACATGGATGAACTTCGGTGTCCCTGATGGTCTGTTTGATGGTTTTATTCAGTGGTCACAGGGCCGCCTGCATTATGCCAATTTTCAGAGAGATGAAGATGGTTTTACCATCGTAGTAGTTTATGTTCTCGAGAACTATCAAAGCAGAGAATGGGTATTGAAGCATAGCGTCAAAACTTCATACATAATTGAAGCACCTCTACTTGAATGGGTAGATTTCCACCTTGATCGGGACTTTGATTGGATTGCGATTCATCCAGAATGCAACATGATATTTTTCACTACTAGTTGGGATGCCACATTCACGTGCTATAATATGGATAGCAGACAAGTCAAACTGATCTCTGGTCTTGAAGTTCACGAGCCGCCATATATGCCATATGTGCCGCTGTATGCAGAGTTACAGTCATTGCACATTTGA